One window of Branchiostoma lanceolatum isolate klBraLanc5 chromosome 6, klBraLanc5.hap2, whole genome shotgun sequence genomic DNA carries:
- the LOC136437421 gene encoding short coiled-coil protein B-like, which translates to MTEGRVEDGMTNVPLSSDDSEGEVPGGVWKQSSTDAVGTSTGTNSTTSLCDETSDEAEEKARLICQVLELQNTLDDLSQRVDAVKEENLKLKSENQVLGQYIENLMSASSVFQTTSPKSKKKSSGKGSKKGEK; encoded by the exons ATGACGGAAGGGCGAGTTGAAGATGGAATGACAAACGTTCCTCTCTCTTCAGACGATAGTGAag GTGAGGTACCAGGAGGTGTGTGGAAGCAAAGCTCTACAGATGCTGTAGGGACCAGTACAGGGACTAACAGCACCACCA GTCTGTGTGATGAAACATCTGATGAGGCTGAGGAGAAAGCGCGACTCATCTGTCAAGTGTTGGAGTTACAGAATACGCTGGATG ACTTGTCCCAGAGAGTGGATGCCGTTAAGGAGGAAAACCTGAAGCTGAAGTCAGAGAACCAGGTCCTGGGGCAGTACATCGAGAACCTCATGTCAGCTTCCTCTGTCTTCCAGACAACGTCCCCCAAGAGCAAGAAAAA GTCTTCTGGTAAGGGTTCTAAGAAGGGAGAGAAGTGA
- the LOC136437426 gene encoding cytochrome c oxidase assembly factor 5-like, whose product MPRYYEAGEVLDDSRPCAGLRSDLKQCLSESNCMNKEGKSAKECLQVSSSLDQNCRAIANTFFQCKRSLVDNRNRFRGRKGY is encoded by the exons ATGCCCAGGTACTACGAGGCAGGTGAAGTTTTGGACGACAGCCGGCCATGTGCCGGACTGAGGTCGGATTTGAAGCAGTGTCTTTCCGAAAGCAACTGTATGAACAAG GAAGGGAAGTCTGCTAAAGAATGCCTGCAGGTGTCAAGTTCACTCGACCAAAACTGCAGAGCCATCGCAAATACATTCTTTCAGTGTAAAAGGTCGCTG GTTGACAACAGGAACAGATTTCGAGGGAGAAAAGGCTACTGA